One genomic window of Pseudomonas chlororaphis subsp. piscium includes the following:
- a CDS encoding LysE family translocator, with protein MSLSIFAAFWAVSLLFVITPGADWAYAISAGLFGRVVIPAVAGLLIGHLLATVIVAAGVGGLIASNPLALSLLTLGGASYLLWLGINMLRHPSVPRAGDAQASASWARWTLKGACVSGLNPKVFLLFLALLPQFTDPLAAWPVPLQILALGLLHAFSCGVIYLLVGFGSRAVLRTRPVAAQAVSRLSGALMIIIAVLLLIEQILR; from the coding sequence ATGAGCCTGAGTATTTTCGCGGCGTTCTGGGCGGTGTCATTGCTGTTCGTGATCACGCCCGGAGCGGATTGGGCCTACGCGATATCGGCGGGTTTGTTCGGGCGGGTGGTGATACCCGCGGTGGCCGGCCTGTTGATCGGGCATCTGCTGGCCACTGTGATAGTGGCCGCTGGTGTCGGTGGGTTGATCGCCAGCAATCCCCTGGCCCTTTCGCTGCTGACCCTGGGTGGGGCCAGCTATCTGCTCTGGTTGGGTATCAATATGCTCCGGCACCCGTCCGTGCCGCGCGCCGGGGACGCCCAGGCCTCGGCATCCTGGGCCCGCTGGACACTCAAGGGCGCCTGCGTCAGCGGCCTCAACCCCAAGGTGTTCCTGCTGTTCCTGGCCTTGCTCCCGCAATTCACCGACCCCTTGGCCGCCTGGCCGGTGCCGCTGCAGATCCTCGCGCTGGGGCTGCTGCATGCCTTCAGTTGTGGGGTGATCTACCTGCTGGTGGGCTTTGGTTCGCGCGCCGTGTTGCGCACGCGCCCGGTGGCCGCGCAAGCCGTCAGCCGGCTCTCGGGAGCGCTGATGATCATCATCGCCGTGCTGCTGTTGATCGAGCAGATCCTGCGCTGA
- a CDS encoding aromatic ring-hydroxylating oxygenase subunit alpha: MYPKNTWYVACTPDEIADKPLGRQICGEKMVFYRGPEGKVAAVEDFCPHRGAPLSLGYVENGNLVCGYHGLVMGCDGKTVEMPGQRVRGFPCNKTFAVVERYGFIWVWPGDQALADPALIHHLEWAVSDEWAYGGGLFHIQCDYRLMIDNLMDLTHETYVHASSIGQKEIDEAPPTTRVDGDEVVTARHMENIMAPPFWRMALRGNGLADDVPVDRWQICRFTPPSHVLIEVGVAHAGQGGYNAPAQFKASSIVVDFITPESDTSIWYFWGMARNFNPKDEALTASIREGQGKIFSEDLEMLERQQQNLLAHPTRNLLKLNIDAGGVQSRRVLERLIAQERTGEAQLIATATA; the protein is encoded by the coding sequence ATGTACCCCAAGAACACCTGGTACGTTGCCTGCACCCCCGATGAAATCGCCGACAAGCCCCTGGGGCGGCAGATCTGTGGTGAAAAGATGGTTTTTTACCGGGGGCCTGAAGGCAAGGTGGCGGCGGTCGAGGATTTCTGCCCCCATCGCGGCGCGCCGCTCTCCCTGGGCTATGTGGAAAACGGCAACCTGGTGTGCGGTTATCACGGGCTGGTGATGGGTTGCGATGGCAAGACCGTGGAAATGCCCGGGCAACGGGTGCGCGGCTTTCCCTGCAACAAGACCTTTGCCGTGGTCGAGCGCTACGGCTTTATCTGGGTCTGGCCCGGCGATCAGGCGTTGGCCGATCCGGCGCTGATCCATCATCTGGAATGGGCGGTCAGCGACGAGTGGGCCTACGGTGGCGGGCTGTTCCACATCCAGTGCGACTACCGCTTGATGATCGACAACCTGATGGACCTGACCCACGAAACCTACGTCCACGCTTCCAGCATCGGCCAGAAGGAAATCGACGAGGCGCCGCCGACCACCAGGGTCGATGGCGATGAAGTGGTCACCGCGCGGCATATGGAAAACATCATGGCCCCGCCGTTCTGGCGCATGGCCCTGCGCGGCAACGGCCTGGCCGACGACGTGCCGGTGGACCGCTGGCAGATCTGCCGCTTCACCCCGCCCAGTCATGTACTGATCGAAGTCGGCGTGGCCCATGCCGGCCAAGGCGGCTACAACGCGCCGGCGCAGTTCAAGGCGTCGAGCATAGTGGTGGATTTCATCACCCCGGAGAGCGACACCTCGATCTGGTACTTCTGGGGCATGGCGCGCAACTTCAACCCGAAGGACGAGGCGCTGACCGCGAGCATTCGCGAAGGCCAGGGCAAGATTTTCAGCGAAGACCTGGAGATGCTCGAACGCCAGCAGCAGAACCTGCTGGCCCACCCCACGCGCAACCTGCTCAAGCTGAATATCGACGCTGGCGGCGTGCAGTCGCGGCGGGTGCTGGAGCGCCTGATCGCCCAGGAGCGCACCGGCGAAGCGCAGCTGATCGCCACGGCCACGGCCTGA
- a CDS encoding OprD family porin: MNTPHCILARSLAAASLALGTGLPAWAEDGGFFEDAKTDLVLRNYYFNRDFRDPGAAKSKVEEWAQGFILKFNSGYTPGVVGFGLDGIAMFGVKLDSGRGTSGSELLPVHGDGRAADNYGRAGVAAKMRISATELKVGELLPDIPLLRYDDGRLLPQTFRGAMLDSREIAGLGLQAGQYRSVSLRNSSDMQDLSAWAAPGVTSDGFTYAGAEYRFNQQRTLIGAWHAQLEDIYQQSYFNLLHKQPVGDWVLGANLGYFIDKDDGQARIGEIQSRTAYALLSASTAGHTLYLGLQKVSGDSPWMSVYGSSGRTLGNDMFNGNFSNADERSWQVRYDYNFAAMGVPGLLAMVRYGHGENATTKAGSNGKEWERDTEVGYTFQSGSLKNLSVRVNNATNRRSFNSDFDQTRVIVSYPLSF; this comes from the coding sequence ATGAACACCCCTCACTGCATCCTCGCGCGCTCGCTGGCCGCGGCTTCATTGGCACTGGGCACGGGCCTGCCGGCCTGGGCCGAAGACGGTGGCTTTTTTGAAGACGCAAAGACTGACCTGGTGCTGCGCAACTATTACTTCAATCGGGATTTTCGCGACCCGGGGGCGGCCAAGAGCAAGGTCGAGGAATGGGCCCAGGGTTTTATCCTCAAGTTCAATTCCGGCTACACCCCGGGCGTCGTCGGGTTCGGCCTGGACGGCATCGCCATGTTCGGCGTCAAGCTCGACAGCGGGCGTGGCACCAGTGGTTCCGAGCTGCTGCCGGTGCATGGCGACGGGCGCGCGGCGGACAACTACGGCCGCGCTGGCGTGGCGGCGAAAATGCGTATTTCCGCCACTGAATTGAAGGTCGGCGAGTTGCTGCCGGACATCCCGTTGCTGCGTTACGACGATGGCCGGCTGCTGCCGCAGACCTTCCGTGGGGCGATGCTCGATTCGCGGGAAATCGCCGGGCTGGGGTTGCAGGCCGGGCAGTACCGTTCGGTGAGCCTGCGCAACTCTTCGGATATGCAGGACCTTTCGGCCTGGGCCGCGCCCGGGGTGACCTCCGATGGCTTCACCTATGCCGGCGCCGAGTACCGCTTCAACCAGCAGCGCACCTTGATCGGTGCCTGGCATGCGCAGTTGGAAGACATCTATCAGCAGAGCTACTTCAACCTGCTGCACAAGCAGCCGGTGGGCGACTGGGTACTGGGGGCGAACCTCGGCTACTTCATCGACAAGGATGACGGCCAGGCGCGCATCGGCGAGATCCAGAGTCGCACCGCCTATGCCTTGCTCTCGGCCTCAACCGCTGGCCATACCCTGTACCTGGGCTTGCAGAAGGTCAGTGGCGACAGCCCGTGGATGTCGGTGTATGGCAGCAGCGGCCGGACCCTGGGCAACGATATGTTCAACGGCAACTTCAGCAACGCCGACGAGCGTTCCTGGCAGGTGCGTTATGACTACAACTTTGCCGCCATGGGCGTGCCGGGATTGTTGGCGATGGTGCGCTATGGGCATGGCGAGAATGCCACGACCAAGGCTGGGAGCAATGGCAAGGAGTGGGAACGGGATACGGAGGTGGGGTATACCTTTCAGAGTGGGAGTCTGAAGAACCTTAGTGTGCGGGTGAATAACGCTACCAATCGGCGCAGCTTCAATAGCGACTTTGATCAGACTCGGGTGATTGTGAGTTATCCGTTGTCGTTCTGA
- a CDS encoding DUF4189 domain-containing protein encodes MTRTAARHYSSWILFSLLAINLALVAGCSSKAAKYRYSTASIGSNCYAKALPTSGEGGLAWGSTLSMARQKSLNNCIRYAGRSGGTPSTCKVVLAECKK; translated from the coding sequence ATGACCAGAACAGCAGCACGCCACTACTCGTCATGGATCCTGTTTTCCCTGCTCGCCATCAACCTGGCGCTGGTAGCGGGATGTTCAAGCAAAGCCGCCAAGTATCGTTATTCGACCGCCAGCATCGGCTCAAACTGTTACGCCAAAGCGCTCCCCACTTCCGGCGAAGGCGGCCTGGCCTGGGGCTCCACCTTGAGCATGGCACGCCAGAAATCCCTGAATAACTGCATCCGTTATGCCGGCCGCTCCGGCGGCACGCCCAGCACCTGCAAAGTGGTGTTGGCGGAGTGCAAGAAATAG
- a CDS encoding ATPase AAA — protein sequence MQRIVILGNAGSGKSTLARALGKRRNLPVVHLDTLFWEPGWVEPDAEQFRERVRAAVAPAAWVCEGNYARRTFDLRLPRADLIIWLDTPRLTCFTRVIIRSLMNRPRPDLAAGCTEKLDRAFLTFLNFVWNFDRGYRPGIEAVRLAIGPLVPTLHLRGARQIAAFLDSLPATPEACLE from the coding sequence ATGCAACGGATTGTGATTCTGGGTAATGCCGGGAGCGGGAAGTCCACCCTCGCCCGCGCCCTCGGCAAGCGCCGGAACCTGCCCGTGGTCCACCTGGACACACTGTTCTGGGAGCCCGGCTGGGTCGAACCCGACGCCGAGCAGTTCCGCGAACGGGTCCGCGCAGCGGTCGCACCGGCTGCCTGGGTGTGCGAAGGCAACTATGCCCGACGGACCTTCGACCTTCGCCTGCCCCGTGCCGACCTGATCATCTGGCTCGATACACCGCGACTCACCTGTTTCACCCGGGTGATCATCCGCAGCCTGATGAACCGTCCCCGGCCTGACCTTGCCGCAGGCTGCACGGAAAAGCTCGACCGGGCGTTCCTGACCTTCCTGAACTTCGTGTGGAATTTCGACCGTGGCTACCGCCCGGGGATCGAGGCGGTGCGCCTGGCCATAGGCCCGCTGGTTCCTACGCTGCACTTGCGCGGTGCCCGGCAGATTGCCGCGTTTCTCGATAGCTTGCCGGCGACGCCCGAAGCCTGCCTTGAATGA
- a CDS encoding PDR/VanB family oxidoreductase: MIDVVVVSRNDEAQDICSYELASADDSPLPAFSAGAHIDVHLPGGLIRQYSLCNHPEERHRYLIGVLKDPSSRGGSLAMHEQIHPGMRLPISEPRNLFPLAHEARRSLLFAGGIGITPILCMAERLAHSGADFELHYCARSRERAAFVQRLCSSSFADRIFLHFDQEPETALDAAKVLAAPRNDVHVYVCGPGGFMQHVLDTAKAAGWQEPCLHREYFAAAPLDTRANGGFSVKVASSGQVFEVPADKSVVQVLESHGIEIAMSCEQGICGTCLTRVLEGVPEHRDLFLTEDEQARNDQFTPCCSRSKTPLLVLDI; encoded by the coding sequence ATGATCGATGTGGTGGTGGTATCCCGTAACGACGAAGCCCAGGACATCTGCAGCTACGAGCTGGCCAGCGCCGATGACAGCCCGCTGCCGGCCTTCAGCGCCGGCGCGCATATCGATGTGCACCTGCCCGGCGGCTTGATCCGCCAATACTCCCTGTGCAACCACCCTGAAGAGCGCCATCGCTACCTGATCGGCGTGCTCAAGGACCCGAGCTCACGGGGCGGCTCGCTGGCCATGCACGAGCAGATCCACCCCGGCATGCGGCTGCCTATCAGCGAGCCGCGCAATCTGTTTCCGTTGGCCCATGAAGCCCGGCGCAGCCTGCTGTTCGCCGGCGGCATCGGCATCACCCCGATCCTGTGCATGGCCGAACGCCTGGCCCACAGCGGCGCGGATTTCGAGCTGCACTACTGCGCCCGTTCGCGGGAGCGCGCGGCCTTTGTCCAGCGTCTATGTAGCTCGTCTTTTGCCGACCGGATATTCCTGCATTTCGACCAGGAACCCGAGACAGCACTGGACGCGGCCAAGGTCCTGGCCGCGCCGCGCAACGACGTTCATGTCTATGTGTGCGGCCCCGGCGGCTTTATGCAGCACGTGCTGGACACGGCCAAGGCCGCGGGCTGGCAGGAGCCATGCCTGCATCGCGAATACTTCGCCGCCGCTCCCCTCGATACCCGAGCCAATGGCGGTTTCTCGGTCAAGGTCGCCAGCAGTGGCCAGGTCTTTGAGGTGCCTGCGGACAAGAGCGTGGTGCAAGTTCTGGAGAGCCATGGCATCGAGATTGCCATGTCCTGCGAACAAGGGATTTGCGGCACCTGCCTGACCCGGGTGCTGGAGGGGGTGCCGGAGCACCGCGACCTGTTCCTCACCGAGGACGAGCAGGCGCGCAACGACCAGTTCACCCCCTGCTGCTCACGCTCGAAAACGCCGCTGCTGGTGCTGGATATCTGA
- a CDS encoding alpha/beta hydrolase family protein, whose translation MKTAFGALFLICLTANALADDNPVGFRSSTLQDTHNDRSLEMVVWYPSATTATTQLISDNVAFFGAAAVRDTPPAAGEHPLVVLSHGFGGNWSNQTWLASALAHKGYIVAAVNHPGTTSRDRSPPAAAQLWQRPVDLSRAIEAVTTQPEKFGLVAKRRIAVVGHSLGGWTVMEIAGARFDPDRFTRDCKAHPQLSSCTNYQQINPASTSALKAGLAADLRDKRVTAVVTLDLGLSRGLTDESLAALPVPALVIAAGAPSQELPAQLESANLAKRLPQASSRYVEISDASHFSFMSVCKPGAVALLEEAVPGDGIICRDGDNGRSRELIQQQITSLITEFLAQSSGDREDIL comes from the coding sequence ATGAAAACAGCTTTCGGCGCCCTGTTTCTGATCTGCCTGACTGCCAACGCACTCGCTGACGATAACCCTGTCGGCTTCCGGTCCTCCACGCTGCAGGACACGCACAATGACCGCTCGCTGGAGATGGTCGTCTGGTACCCCAGTGCAACTACCGCCACCACGCAATTGATCTCCGATAATGTGGCATTTTTCGGTGCTGCTGCCGTTCGTGACACGCCACCGGCCGCCGGCGAACACCCATTGGTGGTGCTCTCCCACGGTTTCGGGGGCAACTGGAGCAACCAGACTTGGCTTGCCAGTGCTCTGGCCCATAAGGGTTACATCGTCGCCGCGGTCAACCATCCTGGTACCACTAGCCGTGACCGTAGCCCTCCAGCAGCGGCGCAGTTATGGCAGCGGCCCGTCGATCTGAGCCGAGCCATTGAAGCGGTCACGACTCAACCTGAAAAATTTGGCCTGGTCGCGAAGCGCCGAATTGCTGTAGTGGGCCATTCGCTGGGCGGCTGGACCGTCATGGAGATCGCCGGTGCTCGTTTCGATCCAGACCGATTCACCCGTGACTGCAAAGCCCACCCGCAGTTGTCCAGTTGCACCAATTACCAACAGATAAACCCCGCAAGCACCTCAGCATTGAAGGCCGGGTTGGCCGCCGATTTGCGCGATAAACGCGTCACCGCTGTGGTTACACTGGACCTGGGCCTTTCACGCGGGCTGACCGATGAAAGCCTTGCGGCGCTGCCGGTACCAGCGCTAGTGATCGCTGCCGGCGCACCCTCGCAAGAGCTTCCCGCCCAGTTGGAGTCCGCCAACTTGGCCAAACGCCTGCCCCAAGCGTCAAGCCGTTACGTCGAAATCAGCGACGCAAGCCACTTCAGCTTCATGTCGGTGTGCAAACCTGGTGCGGTGGCATTGCTCGAAGAAGCAGTACCAGGCGATGGCATCATTTGCCGAGATGGCGACAACGGCCGCTCACGTGAGTTGATCCAACAGCAGATCACCTCGCTGATCACCGAGTTTCTGGCGCAGTCATCTGGCGACAGAGAGGACATTCTGTAG
- a CDS encoding MaoC family dehydratase, whose product MKSFRQRAAEGLQAGDRFTLSRRFSQADIQGFARLSRDYNPVHFDAEFATARRFRAPVSHGLLTASLLTEIGGQIGWLASAMTFQFKQPVYAGDTITCHWVIQEVDDQGRATAAISMTNEDGIIVLEGQTRGLVPGAKEREILVRMLAEGDPTNGAGE is encoded by the coding sequence ATGAAAAGCTTCCGACAGCGTGCCGCCGAAGGGCTTCAGGCAGGCGATCGCTTCACCCTCTCCCGCCGCTTTTCACAAGCAGACATCCAGGGCTTCGCCAGGCTTTCCCGCGACTACAACCCGGTGCATTTCGATGCCGAGTTCGCCACCGCCCGGCGCTTCAGGGCTCCGGTTTCCCACGGCCTGCTGACCGCCAGCCTGCTCACTGAAATCGGCGGGCAGATCGGCTGGCTGGCCTCGGCCATGACCTTCCAGTTCAAGCAACCGGTGTATGCCGGCGACACCATCACCTGCCACTGGGTCATCCAGGAGGTGGATGACCAAGGCCGGGCCACGGCGGCCATCAGCATGACCAACGAAGACGGCATCATCGTGCTGGAAGGCCAGACCCGCGGCCTGGTGCCAGGGGCGAAGGAACGGGAAATCCTGGTCCGCATGCTGGCCGAGGGCGATCCTACAAATGGCGCGGGGGAATAA
- a CDS encoding GFA family protein → MTDTFQGSCLCGAVKYQLSSRPKALSHCHCSQCRKSHGAAFASYGSVLRSDLCIVQGAESLQSYRSSESVLRQLCGQCGSSLFWSRDQGEHADWISIALGTLDTPFTSNKQKHIQVAFKATWYEIQDHWPQEP, encoded by the coding sequence ATGACTGACACCTTCCAGGGCAGCTGCCTGTGCGGCGCCGTCAAATACCAGCTCTCGTCCCGCCCCAAGGCGCTTTCCCACTGCCATTGCAGCCAGTGCCGTAAAAGCCATGGGGCGGCGTTCGCCAGTTATGGCAGTGTGTTGCGCAGCGATCTGTGCATCGTCCAGGGTGCCGAGAGCCTCCAGTCCTATCGATCCTCCGAGTCGGTGCTGCGCCAGCTTTGCGGGCAGTGCGGCTCGTCGCTGTTCTGGTCCAGAGACCAGGGCGAACACGCCGACTGGATCTCGATCGCCCTGGGCACCCTGGATACGCCCTTCACCTCGAATAAACAGAAACACATTCAGGTGGCGTTCAAGGCAACCTGGTACGAAATCCAGGATCATTGGCCGCAAGAACCATGA
- a CDS encoding GntR family transcriptional regulator has product MSKPGQLVLVALRKMIASGELAAGERLMEIPTAELFGVSRMPVRMAFRTLEQEGLLVRFGGRGFQVRSVSAEDIAGAVEVRGVLEGLAARQTAERGLSEEARAALELCLAQGDQLFAKGYVTEDDLEVYHDLNMRFHQVIVEGSHNPAIADALARNDHLPFASVTALAVDRQDMAREYRRFNYAHMQHHSVFDALVNRQGARAEAIMREHANATLRYAEIFSSAAADERMKVILRPA; this is encoded by the coding sequence ATGAGTAAGCCCGGTCAATTGGTGCTGGTCGCGCTGCGCAAGATGATCGCCTCGGGCGAGCTGGCGGCGGGGGAGCGGTTGATGGAGATTCCCACGGCGGAGTTGTTCGGGGTGTCGCGGATGCCGGTGCGCATGGCGTTTCGCACCCTGGAGCAGGAAGGCCTGCTGGTGCGTTTTGGCGGGCGTGGGTTCCAGGTGCGTTCGGTGAGTGCCGAGGACATCGCCGGCGCGGTCGAGGTGCGGGGTGTGCTCGAGGGGCTGGCGGCGCGTCAGACTGCCGAGCGCGGCTTGTCGGAGGAGGCGCGGGCGGCCCTTGAGTTGTGCCTGGCCCAGGGCGACCAGTTGTTCGCCAAGGGTTATGTGACCGAGGACGACCTGGAGGTCTATCACGACCTCAACATGCGTTTTCACCAGGTGATTGTCGAAGGCAGCCACAACCCGGCGATCGCCGACGCCCTGGCGCGCAACGATCACCTGCCGTTCGCCTCGGTGACCGCGCTGGCGGTGGATCGCCAGGACATGGCCCGCGAATACCGGCGCTTCAACTACGCCCATATGCAGCACCATTCGGTGTTCGATGCCCTGGTCAATCGCCAGGGCGCGCGGGCCGAGGCGATCATGCGCGAGCATGCCAACGCCACCTTGCGTTATGCCGAGATCTTCAGCAGCGCGGCGGCGGACGAGCGGATGAAGGTCATTCTCCGCCCCGCGTGA
- a CDS encoding cupin domain-containing protein: protein MSNEQVAPETKGVAVQVLATIDLGPEIEGMTGRQLRMRLVTIEPGGVFGPIHNHKDRPGVVYILEGTITDHRNGGDTDYGPGVGWPEDRDTTHWLENKGTVPAREISVDIVMQE from the coding sequence ATGAGCAATGAACAAGTGGCACCTGAAACCAAAGGTGTTGCAGTGCAGGTACTGGCAACCATTGACCTGGGTCCGGAGATCGAGGGTATGACCGGGCGCCAACTCAGAATGCGTCTGGTGACCATCGAGCCTGGAGGTGTATTCGGGCCGATTCATAACCATAAAGACCGGCCAGGCGTCGTCTACATACTGGAAGGAACCATCACTGACCATCGCAATGGCGGCGACACGGACTATGGCCCCGGAGTGGGGTGGCCCGAGGACAGGGACACCACGCACTGGCTTGAGAACAAAGGAACGGTTCCGGCACGGGAGATCTCGGTCGACATCGTCATGCAGGAGTAG
- a CDS encoding NAD(P)/FAD-dependent oxidoreductase, which translates to MGNAVNKRVVVIGAGIVGASLAYHLAGKGAKVILVEAEDIASGVTGRSFAWINTSHSGPDPIASLRGAAIQEYRRLETELPGLKVRWTGALSYGASPGEVPQASGNPPSPNLVSRSQILDLEPNLKHPPQQAWYAAEEGALDAVQATHALLAGAQAHGAQVLTQTRVLGFTTQGAQVTGVETTGGSLEADIVVLAAGTGITQLTEQLNLPLPIAASPAIFIRYASQPDLVRTIISSPEMEVRQGTDGRLLAAEDYLDDALENQPAAIALRTAQAIRNELHGVASIEPEWACVGLRPISVDGTPIIGYLPDIGGVYVCVMHPGVTLAAIVGRLASEEIIDDTTSPALAPCRPGRFFQA; encoded by the coding sequence ATGGGCAACGCGGTAAACAAACGAGTCGTGGTCATTGGCGCGGGCATAGTGGGCGCGTCCCTGGCGTATCACCTGGCGGGCAAAGGTGCCAAGGTCATCCTGGTGGAGGCTGAAGACATAGCGTCTGGAGTAACGGGACGCTCATTCGCCTGGATCAACACCTCCCACAGCGGGCCCGATCCCATTGCGTCATTGCGCGGTGCGGCGATCCAGGAGTACCGCCGGCTCGAAACCGAGCTGCCTGGCCTTAAGGTGCGCTGGACCGGCGCCCTGTCCTACGGCGCAAGCCCGGGTGAAGTGCCGCAAGCCTCAGGCAACCCGCCTTCGCCAAACTTGGTGTCGCGCTCGCAGATTCTCGACCTCGAGCCAAACCTCAAGCATCCCCCGCAGCAGGCCTGGTATGCCGCCGAAGAAGGCGCGCTGGACGCCGTGCAAGCCACCCATGCGTTGCTCGCCGGTGCCCAGGCTCATGGCGCGCAGGTGCTCACCCAGACTCGGGTGCTCGGCTTTACCACCCAGGGTGCACAGGTGACGGGCGTCGAAACCACAGGGGGCAGCCTCGAGGCCGACATTGTGGTGCTGGCCGCCGGGACGGGCATCACCCAACTGACCGAGCAGCTGAACCTGCCCCTTCCAATAGCGGCCTCCCCGGCCATATTCATCCGCTACGCCTCACAACCCGACCTCGTGCGCACCATAATCTCCAGCCCGGAAATGGAAGTGCGGCAAGGCACGGATGGCAGGCTACTGGCGGCGGAAGATTACCTGGACGACGCGTTGGAAAACCAGCCAGCCGCGATAGCGCTACGAACCGCCCAGGCCATCCGGAACGAACTCCATGGGGTTGCCTCCATAGAGCCGGAATGGGCCTGTGTCGGGCTCAGGCCCATATCGGTCGATGGCACGCCCATCATCGGCTATCTGCCCGATATCGGCGGCGTATACGTTTGCGTGATGCACCCTGGAGTCACGCTGGCGGCGATAGTCGGCCGCCTGGCCAGCGAGGAGATCATCGACGACACGACATCCCCTGCCCTTGCCCCCTGCCGCCCCGGGCGCTTCTTCCAGGCGTAG